The following are encoded in a window of Amaranthus tricolor cultivar Red isolate AtriRed21 chromosome 2, ASM2621246v1, whole genome shotgun sequence genomic DNA:
- the LOC130805177 gene encoding auxin-responsive protein SAUR66-like, which produces MISTKKLLKMARKWRKIAAGGRKRISWPRPVANEGHFVVYTTDERRCVIPLEHLKSEIFIELFRIAEKEFGVANSGSLMLPCDSDFMEYLISMISRCVTEDLEKALIMSLAGCRSTSLSHTHQEQMNSQFSICSF; this is translated from the coding sequence ATGATAAGCACAAAGAAGCTCCTCAAGATGGCAAGAAAGTGGCGAAAGATAGCAGCTGGGGGCAGGAAGAGGATCTCTTGGCCACGACCAGTGGCCAATGAGGGTCACTTTGTCGTCTATACGACTGATGAAAGAAGATGTGTGATTCCTTTAGAGCACCTCAAGAGCGAGATTTTCATTGAGCTCTTTAGAATTGCAGAGAAAGAATTTGGAGTAGCCAATTCAGGGTCACTCATGCTGCCTTGTGATTCAGATTTCATGGAGTACTTGATCTCTATGATCTCCAGATGTGTAACCGAGGACTTGGAGAAGGCATTAATCATGTCTTTAGCTGGCTGCAGATCTACATCTTTGTCACATACACATCAAGAACAAATGAATTCACAATTTTCAATCTGTAGTttctag
- the LOC130805173 gene encoding auxin-responsive protein SAUR64-like, with translation MISTKKLIKLARKWKRIAAASRKRISWPRPVANEGHFVVYTSDGSRFMIPLVCLKSEIFIELLKIAEEEFVLSSSGPITLPCDSNFMEYALSMIQRGVAVDLEKALVITLGSCRHSSLSQEHREQTNRQLFICSF, from the coding sequence ATGATCAGCACAAAGAAACTTATTAAGCTCGCAAGAAAGTGGAAAAGGATAGCAGCTGCCAGCAGAAAGAGAATCTCTTGGCCGCGACCAGTGGCCAATGAGGGTCACTTTGTTGTCTACACAAGTGATGGAAGCCGGTTTATGATCCCTTTGGTTTGTCTGAAGAGCGAGATATTCATCGAGCTCCTCAAGATAGCCGAGGAAGAATTTGTTCTATCAAGTTCAGGGCCAATTACGCTACCTTGTGATTCAAATTTCATGGAGTATGCACTCTCTATGATTCAAAGAGGTGTAGCTGTCGACTTAGAGAAAGCCCTTGTCATCACTTTAGGTAGCTGCAGACACTCATCGTTGTCTCAAGAACACCGAGAACAAACTAATCGACAATTGTTTATTTGTAGTTTCTAG
- the LOC130805723 gene encoding uncharacterized protein LOC130805723, translating into MEQMEQMFQMFPKLNKPNPTENLSTIQFSEKLNYNNYTKWSRLMQIAINSRGKLNHITNEPSKITDPNYPQCAPHDSIVISWIIENIDAEIVNQFIDYNTARDLWQEIENLLNSGHDELQIYDLSSIAATLRQEINTIETYFEKLSMLWKEIDGRMPNFMTCPQDITAFNNFIQRQRLYQFLTGINEDLDKERRDLLHMDPLPTVEVAYATIRREISRRKIMTGVSSPGIDPSEFGSGLAVKNKNFPRNRETDDWQKLRCSHCGGSRHTKEGCFKLVGYPDWWDDLQKRKAAIKAPAHRTGGKANLANTDHPGETTSSYSGMDFKRREEAAMTEQRTSKRKEERETAVNHTEKGKGRERVPYNPTDPPLNTKTCPLSHILPGPDQETNPNLTHILPGSIQDLIHKFSLMSHKYSKWIFDCGATDTMTFDPHDLSSVHSTPRTHVQTANGTTISVHQAGPADISSSLRYSNGDDSWACCNLSLDCETCVLGKSHKHSYSPGFTRTDRPFELVHSDVWGPAPESNSQGYSYFVLFLDDCTRVSWIYFLKKKSEVFDVFVNFYNMILTQFHTRLKIIRSDNGGEYDSHKMKNFTLEHGMLH; encoded by the exons AtggaacaaatggaacaaatgtttcAAATGTTCCCGAAACTCAATAAACCAAACCCCACAGAAAACCTATCCACAATCCAATTCTCTGAAAAATTAAACTACaacaattatacaaaatggAGCAGATTAATGCAAATTGCTATCAACAGTCGAGGCAAATTGAACCATATAACCAATGAACCCTCCAAAATCACTGACCCAAACTACCCACAATGTGCCCCACATGATTCCATTGTTATCTCCTGGATTATCGAGAACATTGATGCAGAGATCGTCAATCAATTCATTGATTACAATACTGCTCGAGATTTGTGGCAAGAGATTGAAAATCTTTTAAACAGTGGGCATGATGAACTTCAAATCTATGATTTGAGTTCAATAGCCGCCACCTTAAGGCAAGAAATCAATACCATTGAAACGTACTTTGAAAAACTCAGTATGTTATGGAAGGAAATTGATGGACGTATGCCCAACTTCATGACTTGCCCTCAAGATATCACTGCTTTTAACAACTTTATACAAAGACAAAGGCTATATCAATTTCTTACCGGAATAAACGAGGACCTTGATAAAGAAAGAAGAGACTTACTCCACATGGATCCTCTCCCAACTGTAGAAGTAGCATATGCCACCATTAGACGGGAAATCTCACGCCGGAAAATTATGACCGGCGTGTCATCACCGGGAATAGATCCCTCAGAGTTTGGCTCAGGTCTAGCagtgaaaaacaaaaatttcccTCGCAACCGTGAAACCGACGACTGGCAAAAACTCCGATGTAGTCACTGTGGAGGGTCACGACATACTAAGGAAGGTTGTTTCAAGCTAGTGGGATACCCCGATTGGTGGGATGACCTACAAAAGAGGAAGGCCGCCATCAAGGCACCGGCACAccggaccggcggcaaggccAACCTTGCAAATACAGATCACCCCGGTGAGACCACATCATCATATTCAGGTATGGATTTTAAAAGGAGGGAGGAGGCAGCCATGACTGAACAGAGAACAAGCAAAaggaaggaggagagagaaacgGCAGTGAATCACACAGAAAagggaaaaggaagagaaaggGTCCCTTATAACCCTACTGACCCTCCCTTAAATACTAAGACATGCCCCCTTTCCCATATATTACCCGGCCCAGACCAAGAGACAAACCCTAATCTTACCCATATATTACCCGGCTCAATTCAAGACCTAATCCATAAATTTAGTCTCATGAGTCACAAATATTCCAAATGGATTTTTGACTGTGGTGCTACGGACACTATGACATTCGACCCACATGATTTATCTTCCGTTCATTCCACTCCTCGTACCCATGTTCAAACTGCAAATGGTACAACTATTTCAGTTCATCAAGCTGGGCCGGCTGATATTTCCTCGTCTCTTA GATACTCGAACGGGGACGATTCTTGGGCATG ttgtaatttgtctttagaCTGTGAGACTTGTGTTCTAggtaaaagtcataaacattcATACTCTCCTGGCTTTACTAGAACTGATAGACCTTTTGAATTAGTtcattctgatgtatggggtCCTGCCCCTGAAAGTAATTCTCAAGGATATTCATACTTTGTTTTGTTTCTGGATGACTGTACTCGTGTGAGctggatttattttcttaaaaaaaaatctgaagtcTTTGATGTGTTTGTTAACTTTTACAACATGATACTTACCCAATTTCATACTCGCCTAAAAATTATTCGCTCAGATAATGGTGGGGAATATGATTctcataaaatgaaaaattttaccCTTGAACATGGCATGCTTCACTAA
- the LOC130805178 gene encoding auxin-responsive protein SAUR66-like: MISTKKLIKMARKWRKIAAASRKRIHWSRPVTENGHFVIYTSDKRRFMIPLTYLKNDIFTELFQMAEEEFGAAASGPIVLPCDSTFMEYAISMIQRHVAKDLEKALIMSLATYRYSSLSNENEQTNCQLLICSF, from the coding sequence ATGATTAGCACAAAAAAGCTAATTAAAATGGCAAGGAAGTGGAGAAAAATAGCAGCTGCCAGCAGGAAAAGGATTCACTGGTCAAGACCAGTAACTGAAAACGgtcattttgttatttatactaGTGATAAAAGACGGTTTATGATTCCACTTACATACCTCAAGAACGACATTTTCACAGAGCTCTTTCAAATGGCAGAGGAAGAGTTTGGAGCAGCAGCTTCAGGTCCGATTGTTCTTCCTTGTGATTCAACTTTCATGGAGTACGCAATATCTATGATCCAAAGACATGTTGCCAAGGACTTAGAGAAGGCGCTAATCATGTCCCTAGCCACCTACAGATACTCATCATTGTCAAATGAAAATGAACAAACGAATTGTCAATTGTTAATTTGTAGTttctaa
- the LOC130805722 gene encoding uncharacterized mitochondrial protein AtMg00810-like encodes MSSFNQSIPMYLRTSNSITIAAVYVDDIILTGDDSASIKQLKAHLHRIFSIKDLGVLHYFLGVEVSYAPEESGIVPSKKVATPLPVHLKLQASNSPLYLDPQHYRSLVGKLNYLTHPRPDISFAVQSLSQYMQNPTEDHYSALLHTITYVAHTLHHDVLLQGSNTLHLHAYLDSDWGAENYSSGRFVVISVFFING; translated from the exons ATGTCGTCTTTCAATCAATCCATCCCAATGTATctg CGCACCTCCAATTCTATTACTATTGCTGCCGTCTACGTTGACGATATTATATTAACTGGGGATGATAGTGCTTCCATCAAGCAACTTAAGGCCCATCTTCATCGTATTTTTAGTATCAAGGATCTTGGTgttcttcattattttcttgGTGTAGAAGTCAGTTATGCTCCTGAAG AATCTGGTATTGTTCCAAGCAAAAAGGTTGCTACGCCTCTTCCCGTTCATCTCAAGTTGCAAGCAAGTAATTCTCCTCTTTATCTTGATCCTCAACATTATCGTAGCTTGGTGGGTAAGTTGAATTATCTTACTCATCCTCGCCCTGATATTTCGTTTGCGGTGCAATCTCTTAGCCAATATATGCAGAATCCTACTGAGGACCACTATTCTGCTCTCCTTCACACGATTACTTATGTTGCTCATACTCTTCATCACGACGTTTTATTACAAGGCTCTAATACTTTACATCTTCATGCTTACTTGGACTCGGATTGGGGTGCTGAGAATTATAGCAGCGGAAGGTTTGTGGTAATTTCAGTCTTCTTTATCAATGGGTAA
- the LOC130805174 gene encoding auxin-responsive protein SAUR64-like codes for MISSKKLIRMARKWQKLAAASRRRISWSRPVAEKGHFVVYTSDKRRFMIPLVYLKGEIFTELFRLAEEEFVIATSGPIMLPCDSSFMEYTISMIQRHVAEDLEKALIMSLATCRDSVLSNEFQEQTNQQLLICSF; via the coding sequence ATGATCAGCAGTAAGAAGCTCATTAGAATGGCGAGAAAATGGCAAAAACTAGCAGCTGCAAGCAGAAGAAGAATTTCCTGGTCAAGACCTGTGGCTGAAAAGGGTCACTTTGTTGTTTATACAAGTGACAAAAGACGGTTTATGATTCCTTTGGTATACCTCAAGGGTGAGATTTTTACAGAGCTCTTTAGATTGGCAGAGGAAGAATTTGTAATAGCAACTTCAGGACCAATTATGCTTCCTTGTGATTCAAGTTTCATGGAGTACACCATCTCCATGATCCAAAGACACGTTGCAGAGGACTTGGAGAAGGCACTAATCATGTCGTTAGCTACCTGCAGAGACTCAGTATTGTCAAATGAGTTTCAAGAACAAACAAATCAGCAATTGTTGATATGTAGTTTTTAG